The DNA segment TCATGGATGTATGGAAAGGGAGAGAAGAACTTTGTAAAAGCTGTTATAAGTAAGGCAATTAATCACTCTGAGATCAAAGTTGTTGATGATCAAATTGGGAATCCTACTTGGGCAAGGGATATTGTTGATATAACCTTGAGATTACTTGAGACAAAACAATATGGAATATATAACTATTCAAATGAAGGAGAGTGCAGCTGGTATGGGTTTGCTTGCGAGATTATAAAGATTCTTCAGAATTCAGAAAACAAGTTTCATAATACAAAGGCAATACCGATTAAAAGCGCTCAATTAAAAAGAGCGGCAAAGAGGCCTGCATATTCTGCGCTAAATAAAAGTAAAATTAAGTCTGCGGTCGGTATTGATGTTCCACATTGGAGGGAAAGTTTAAAAAAGTTCTTAATAGAGGGGAGTGAATTATGATTAATGGTGTTAAAATAAAAAAACTAAAGGCAATTCCTGACGAACGCGGTCATGTTATGGAGATATTCAGGGAGGATGATGAAATTTTTTCCAGGTTTGGACAAGTCTATATAACTACTGCTTATCCTGGTGTTGTTAAAGCATGGCATTATCATAAGAAACAGACAGATAATTTTGCATGCATCAGAGGGATGATGAAAGTAGTTCTTCATGACAGCAGAACCGGTTCTCCTACAAAGGGAGAGATTAATGAATTTTTTATAGGAGAGCATAATAACTTGCTTATACAGATCCCTAAAATGGTAACGCATGGTTTTAAATGCATAAGTGAATACGAGGCCATAATACTTAATTGTCCTACAGAATGTTATAATCACAAAAATCCTGATGAATACAGAATGGATCCGCATAAAAGCGATATTCTATATGACTGGAGCAGGAAAAACGGCTGATGAAAATGAATATATTGGTTACTGGTGGATGTGGTTTTATAGG comes from the bacterium genome and includes:
- a CDS encoding dTDP-4-dehydrorhamnose 3,5-epimerase family protein; its protein translation is MINGVKIKKLKAIPDERGHVMEIFREDDEIFSRFGQVYITTAYPGVVKAWHYHKKQTDNFACIRGMMKVVLHDSRTGSPTKGEINEFFIGEHNNLLIQIPKMVTHGFKCISEYEAIILNCPTECYNHKNPDEYRMDPHKSDILYDWSRKNG